In Monodelphis domestica isolate mMonDom1 chromosome 3, mMonDom1.pri, whole genome shotgun sequence, the following proteins share a genomic window:
- the LOC103099376 gene encoding zinc finger protein 569-like isoform X1 produces the protein MAPIHLPNKDYQESVTFKDVVVDFTPEEWRHLHPSQKVLYWDVMLENYQNLVWLGLAVSKPDMIDKLERGEVVGMSEGDGSSSTCPDWDTEPKTKEFIQKIALSIEEPFQERIQDGNFHVSKSGEAWKCVLLGKQQSTEEKLLGHVQILEMMTPNQVKEHEDKKYNEGFCQRASLFPQHKMPLGRNLLHQSDIEQRRVRLCSYLNEQTRISLKKMFSRYKEYEKLFSYESDLNENHSHQSGEKAHLKNECGQTFSSSINITQNQRIHNVEKYYKCNKCGKAFSQKIEFIRHQRIHIREKPYACNEYKKVCPQKTDLTIHHRIHTGEKPHESNECGQAFKLKRTHIENQNILVGKKPFECNECGKAFSQKAGLNGHQNIHTGKNTYKCNECGKNFSQNSGLIYHLRIHTGEKLFKCDECGKAFNKKIGLRSHQKIHSGEKPYQCNECGKAFSHKAGLTCHEKIHTGEKPYQCNKCGKAFSRKSVLTDHQKSHTGEKPYQCNECGKAFTRRTILTQHQKIHTGEKPYKCNECGKAFSQKIGLTCHQNIHTGEKPYECNDCGKAFTQKTGLTRHQKIHTGEKPYQCNECGKAFNQKRTLTEHQNIHTGEKPYECNECGKAFNQKNTLIEHQNIHTGEKPYECNECGKAFNQKKKLTKHQYIHTGEKPYECKECGKAFSQKRTLIEHQNIHTGEKPYGCNECGKAFSQKTGLTKHQKCHTGEKPYQCNECGKAFTSRTILTQHQKIHTGEKPFKCNECGKSFSQKIGLTCHQNIHTGEKPYECNDCGKAFTQKTGLTRHQKIHTGEKPYQCNECGKAFNRKKTLTEHQNIHTGEKPYECNECGKAFNQKNTLIEHQNIHTGEKPYECNECGKAFNQKKRLTKHQYIHTGEKPYECKECGKAFSQKRTLIKHQNIHTGGETLLM, from the coding sequence ATTGGGACACTGAGCCTAAAACCAAGGAATTCATTCAAAAGATTGCTCTCTCCATTGAAGAGCCATTCcaagaaagaattcaagatgGTAATTTTCATGTCTCCAAGTCTGGTGAAGCCTGGAAATGTGTTTTATTAGGGAAACAGCAGAGCACTGAGGAGAAACTTTTGGGACATGTACAAATCTTGGAAATGATGACTCCCAATCAAGTAAAAGAACatgaagataaaaaatataatgaaggCTTTTGCCAAAGAGCAAGCCTTTTCCCACAACATAAGATGCCTCTTGGAAGGAATCTTCTTCATCAGTCTGATATAGAGCAAAGAAGAGTCAGATTGTGTTCATACCTGAATGAACAGACAAGAATTTCCTTAAAGAAGATGTTTTCTAGGTATAAAGAGTATGAGAAATTATTCAGTTATGAATCAGACCTTAATGAAAATCATAGTCATCAGAGTGGAGAGAAAGCACATTTAAAGAATGAATGTGGTCAGACTTTCTCCAGTAGCATAAACATCACTCAGAATCAGAGAATTCataatgtagaaaaatattataaatgtaataaatgtgggaaagcttttagCCAGAAGATAGAGTTTATcagacatcagagaattcatattaGAGAAAAACCATATGCATGTAATGAGTATAAAAAGGTCTGCCCACAGAAAACTGACCTTACTATCCATcatagaattcatactggagaaaaacctcatgaaagtaatgaatgtggtCAAGCCTTCAAACTGAAGAGAACACATATTGAAAATCAGAATATTCTTGTGGGCAAAAAACCAtttgaatgcaatgaatgtggaaaagcctttagtCAGAAGGCAGGACTTAATGGACATCAGAACATTCATACAGGAAAGAACACTtacaaatgtaatgaatgtggaaagaaCTTTAGTCAAAATTCAGGACTTATCTACCATCTGagaattcatacaggagagaaactTTTCAAATGTGacgaatgtgggaaagcctttaatAAGAAAATAGGACTTAGGAGTCATCAGAAaattcattctggagagaaaccatatcaatgtaatgaatgtgggaaggcctttagtCATAAGGCAGGACTTACTTGCCATGagaaaattcatactggagagaaaccatatcaATGTAATAAATGTGGTAAGGCTTTCAGCAGAAAATCTGTTCTTACTGATCATCAGAAAAGTCATACAGGAGAAAAACCTTAtcagtgtaatgaatgtgggaaagctttcacCAGGAGGACTATCCTTActcaacatcagaaaattcatactggagagaaaccttataaatgtaatgagtgtgggaaagccttcagtcaGAAAATAGGACTGACATGCCATCAGAatattcatactggagagaagccttatgaatgtaatgattGTGGTAAAGCCTTCACTCAAAAGACAGGACTCAcaagacatcagaaaattcatactggagagaaaccatatcagtgtaatgaatgtgggaaggcctttaatcagaagaGAACACTTACTGAACATCAAAatattcatactggtgagaaaccttatgaatgtaatgaatgtgggaaagctttcaaTCAGAAGAACACACTTATTGAACATCAGAatattcatactggagagaaaccttatgaatgtaatgaatgtgggaaggccttcaaTCAGAAGAAAAAACTTACTAAGCACCAGTatattcacactggagagaaaccttatgaatgtaaagaatgtgggaaagcctttagtcAGAAGAGAACACTTATTgaacaccaaaatattcatacgggggagaaaccttatggatgtaatgaatgtgggaaagcctttagtcAGAAAACAGGACTTACTAAACATCAGAAATGTCATACAGGAGAAAAACCTTAtcagtgtaatgaatgtgggaaagctttcacCAGTAGAACTATCCTTACTCagcatcagaaaattcatactggagagaaaccttttaaatgtaatgaatgtgggaaatccTTCAGTCAGAAAATAGGACTGACATGCCATCAGAatattcacactggagagaagccttatgaatgtaatgattGTGGTAAAGCCTTCACTCAAAAGACAGGACTCAcaagacatcagaaaattcatactggagagaaaccatatcaatgtaatgaatgtgggaaggcctttaatcggaAGAAAACACTTACTGAACATCAAAatattcatactggtgagaaaccttatgaatgtaatgaatgtgggaaagctttcaaTCAGAAAAACACACTTATTGAACATCAGAatattcatactggagagaaaccttatgaatgtaatgaatgtggaaaagccttcaaTCAGAAGAAAAGACTGACTAAGCATCAGTacattcacactggagagaaaccttatgaatgtaaagaatgtgggaaagcctttagtcAGAAGAGAACACTTattaaacaccaaaatattcatacgGGGGGAGAAACCTTATtgatgtaa
- the LOC103099376 gene encoding zinc finger protein 345-like isoform X2: MIDKLERGEVVGMSEGDGSSSTCPDWDTEPKTKEFIQKIALSIEEPFQERIQDGNFHVSKSGEAWKCVLLGKQQSTEEKLLGHVQILEMMTPNQVKEHEDKKYNEGFCQRASLFPQHKMPLGRNLLHQSDIEQRRVRLCSYLNEQTRISLKKMFSRYKEYEKLFSYESDLNENHSHQSGEKAHLKNECGQTFSSSINITQNQRIHNVEKYYKCNKCGKAFSQKIEFIRHQRIHIREKPYACNEYKKVCPQKTDLTIHHRIHTGEKPHESNECGQAFKLKRTHIENQNILVGKKPFECNECGKAFSQKAGLNGHQNIHTGKNTYKCNECGKNFSQNSGLIYHLRIHTGEKLFKCDECGKAFNKKIGLRSHQKIHSGEKPYQCNECGKAFSHKAGLTCHEKIHTGEKPYQCNKCGKAFSRKSVLTDHQKSHTGEKPYQCNECGKAFTRRTILTQHQKIHTGEKPYKCNECGKAFSQKIGLTCHQNIHTGEKPYECNDCGKAFTQKTGLTRHQKIHTGEKPYQCNECGKAFNQKRTLTEHQNIHTGEKPYECNECGKAFNQKNTLIEHQNIHTGEKPYECNECGKAFNQKKKLTKHQYIHTGEKPYECKECGKAFSQKRTLIEHQNIHTGEKPYGCNECGKAFSQKTGLTKHQKCHTGEKPYQCNECGKAFTSRTILTQHQKIHTGEKPFKCNECGKSFSQKIGLTCHQNIHTGEKPYECNDCGKAFTQKTGLTRHQKIHTGEKPYQCNECGKAFNRKKTLTEHQNIHTGEKPYECNECGKAFNQKNTLIEHQNIHTGEKPYECNECGKAFNQKKRLTKHQYIHTGEKPYECKECGKAFSQKRTLIKHQNIHTGGETLLM; this comes from the coding sequence ATTGGGACACTGAGCCTAAAACCAAGGAATTCATTCAAAAGATTGCTCTCTCCATTGAAGAGCCATTCcaagaaagaattcaagatgGTAATTTTCATGTCTCCAAGTCTGGTGAAGCCTGGAAATGTGTTTTATTAGGGAAACAGCAGAGCACTGAGGAGAAACTTTTGGGACATGTACAAATCTTGGAAATGATGACTCCCAATCAAGTAAAAGAACatgaagataaaaaatataatgaaggCTTTTGCCAAAGAGCAAGCCTTTTCCCACAACATAAGATGCCTCTTGGAAGGAATCTTCTTCATCAGTCTGATATAGAGCAAAGAAGAGTCAGATTGTGTTCATACCTGAATGAACAGACAAGAATTTCCTTAAAGAAGATGTTTTCTAGGTATAAAGAGTATGAGAAATTATTCAGTTATGAATCAGACCTTAATGAAAATCATAGTCATCAGAGTGGAGAGAAAGCACATTTAAAGAATGAATGTGGTCAGACTTTCTCCAGTAGCATAAACATCACTCAGAATCAGAGAATTCataatgtagaaaaatattataaatgtaataaatgtgggaaagcttttagCCAGAAGATAGAGTTTATcagacatcagagaattcatattaGAGAAAAACCATATGCATGTAATGAGTATAAAAAGGTCTGCCCACAGAAAACTGACCTTACTATCCATcatagaattcatactggagaaaaacctcatgaaagtaatgaatgtggtCAAGCCTTCAAACTGAAGAGAACACATATTGAAAATCAGAATATTCTTGTGGGCAAAAAACCAtttgaatgcaatgaatgtggaaaagcctttagtCAGAAGGCAGGACTTAATGGACATCAGAACATTCATACAGGAAAGAACACTtacaaatgtaatgaatgtggaaagaaCTTTAGTCAAAATTCAGGACTTATCTACCATCTGagaattcatacaggagagaaactTTTCAAATGTGacgaatgtgggaaagcctttaatAAGAAAATAGGACTTAGGAGTCATCAGAAaattcattctggagagaaaccatatcaatgtaatgaatgtgggaaggcctttagtCATAAGGCAGGACTTACTTGCCATGagaaaattcatactggagagaaaccatatcaATGTAATAAATGTGGTAAGGCTTTCAGCAGAAAATCTGTTCTTACTGATCATCAGAAAAGTCATACAGGAGAAAAACCTTAtcagtgtaatgaatgtgggaaagctttcacCAGGAGGACTATCCTTActcaacatcagaaaattcatactggagagaaaccttataaatgtaatgagtgtgggaaagccttcagtcaGAAAATAGGACTGACATGCCATCAGAatattcatactggagagaagccttatgaatgtaatgattGTGGTAAAGCCTTCACTCAAAAGACAGGACTCAcaagacatcagaaaattcatactggagagaaaccatatcagtgtaatgaatgtgggaaggcctttaatcagaagaGAACACTTACTGAACATCAAAatattcatactggtgagaaaccttatgaatgtaatgaatgtgggaaagctttcaaTCAGAAGAACACACTTATTGAACATCAGAatattcatactggagagaaaccttatgaatgtaatgaatgtgggaaggccttcaaTCAGAAGAAAAAACTTACTAAGCACCAGTatattcacactggagagaaaccttatgaatgtaaagaatgtgggaaagcctttagtcAGAAGAGAACACTTATTgaacaccaaaatattcatacgggggagaaaccttatggatgtaatgaatgtgggaaagcctttagtcAGAAAACAGGACTTACTAAACATCAGAAATGTCATACAGGAGAAAAACCTTAtcagtgtaatgaatgtgggaaagctttcacCAGTAGAACTATCCTTACTCagcatcagaaaattcatactggagagaaaccttttaaatgtaatgaatgtgggaaatccTTCAGTCAGAAAATAGGACTGACATGCCATCAGAatattcacactggagagaagccttatgaatgtaatgattGTGGTAAAGCCTTCACTCAAAAGACAGGACTCAcaagacatcagaaaattcatactggagagaaaccatatcaatgtaatgaatgtgggaaggcctttaatcggaAGAAAACACTTACTGAACATCAAAatattcatactggtgagaaaccttatgaatgtaatgaatgtgggaaagctttcaaTCAGAAAAACACACTTATTGAACATCAGAatattcatactggagagaaaccttatgaatgtaatgaatgtggaaaagccttcaaTCAGAAGAAAAGACTGACTAAGCATCAGTacattcacactggagagaaaccttatgaatgtaaagaatgtgggaaagcctttagtcAGAAGAGAACACTTattaaacaccaaaatattcatacgGGGGGAGAAACCTTATtgatgtaa